The Candidatus Phaeomarinobacter ectocarpi genome includes a region encoding these proteins:
- a CDS encoding cupin domain-containing protein translates to MTGATNLFSGLPQAALPTEQFDTLLDHSNVKIERIISTGHCAPETGWFDQEQDEWVCVLEGDARLEIDGQGETALSRGDWTFIPAHQRHRVTYTRTSPPTVWLAVHVYPARR, encoded by the coding sequence ATGACCGGGGCCACCAATCTTTTTTCCGGTCTTCCACAGGCAGCGCTGCCGACAGAACAATTCGACACGTTGCTGGACCACAGCAATGTCAAAATTGAGCGGATCATCTCGACCGGACACTGCGCACCTGAAACTGGATGGTTTGATCAGGAGCAGGACGAGTGGGTCTGTGTTCTTGAAGGAGATGCCCGACTGGAGATTGATGGTCAGGGAGAGACCGCACTGTCACGCGGCGACTGGACATTTATCCCGGCCCATCAAAGACATCGTGTTACCTACACCCGGACATCGCCGCCTACCGTCTGGCTTGCAGTGCATGTCTACCCGGCACGCAGGTAA
- a CDS encoding DUF502 domain-containing protein, which produces MSDPQSPLIEPKEPSRFLSRLRNYFLTGLVVAAPVTITVVLVMWFVDFVDAWFTPMIPDQYRPEQYLDFTVPGLGVIIAVVLLTLLGALTANLFGRTLVNYGERLVGRMPLVRNIYGALKQIFETVLSQSQQSFREVALIEYPRRGVYSIAFVTTAAKGEVQARADEEMVSVFLPTTPNPTSGFLLFVPRRDVITLEMSVEDAAKMVISAGLVAPEFDADGTTLPGYHVRTQAEEDELHK; this is translated from the coding sequence ATGAGCGATCCACAATCACCTCTGATAGAACCGAAGGAACCGTCGCGCTTCCTGTCGCGGCTGCGCAACTACTTCCTGACGGGCCTGGTGGTTGCGGCACCGGTCACGATTACTGTCGTGCTGGTGATGTGGTTTGTGGATTTTGTGGATGCCTGGTTCACGCCGATGATCCCGGACCAGTATCGACCCGAGCAGTACCTGGATTTCACGGTCCCCGGCCTCGGTGTCATCATTGCCGTTGTTCTGCTGACACTTCTGGGGGCCCTGACGGCCAATCTGTTTGGTCGGACGTTGGTGAACTATGGCGAGCGGCTCGTGGGCCGCATGCCGCTGGTGCGCAACATCTATGGCGCCCTCAAACAGATATTCGAAACCGTTCTCAGCCAGTCGCAACAATCCTTCCGAGAAGTCGCGCTGATCGAGTATCCGCGCCGCGGTGTCTATTCGATTGCCTTCGTCACCACTGCAGCCAAAGGCGAGGTGCAGGCGCGCGCGGATGAGGAAATGGTGAGTGTCTTCCTGCCGACCACACCAAACCCGACAAGCGGTTTCCTGCTGTTCGTTCCCCGGCGGGATGTCATCACGCTGGAGATGTCCGTTGAAGACGCAGCCAAGATGGTGATCTCGGCTGGGCTGGTAGCGCCTGAGTTTGATGCAGACGGCACGACACTCCCTGGCTATCACGTGCGTACGCAGGCTGAAGAAGATGAGCTGCATAAATAG
- a CDS encoding DUF7064 domain-containing protein: MKIPEGYRVRLDPEDEYCHEPDAASNYNESMYFNMFDPAQKIGGWFRLGNRPNEGYAEMTNCLYLPDGRVAFMYARPKIDGNKELKAGGMHFEVVEPFKKLRVTYKGKVCVLTDPNEMADPAGAFKNNPIVDCEVDLTYEGVSPMFGGETVKEDGSSLEIDPEKSFAKAHYEQHMAAKGHFIIGDERFEVSGHGLRDKSWGPRYWQAIHWYRWLPMNFGADFAMMISIVTNAEGQSRMGGMVLKDGKYDLIEHAEIDSDWDDNWYQTALTARIKTESGTDYEVSGKVMSLIPLRNRRKTPDGEEMLTRITEGMTEYTCNGQVGYGLSEYLDQIVDGKPVSIAS; the protein is encoded by the coding sequence ATGAAAATCCCTGAAGGATACCGTGTCCGCCTGGACCCTGAAGACGAGTACTGCCACGAGCCTGACGCAGCGTCCAACTACAATGAGAGCATGTATTTCAACATGTTCGATCCTGCTCAGAAGATCGGTGGCTGGTTCCGTCTGGGCAACCGCCCGAACGAGGGCTACGCCGAAATGACCAATTGCCTGTATCTGCCAGATGGGCGTGTCGCCTTCATGTATGCGCGCCCCAAGATCGACGGCAACAAGGAGCTAAAGGCCGGCGGCATGCATTTTGAGGTCGTGGAGCCATTCAAAAAGCTGCGCGTGACATACAAAGGCAAGGTCTGCGTGCTGACTGATCCCAACGAAATGGCCGACCCGGCAGGCGCCTTCAAGAACAACCCCATCGTCGATTGCGAGGTTGATCTCACCTATGAAGGCGTCTCGCCGATGTTTGGCGGTGAGACCGTGAAAGAGGACGGCTCGTCGCTGGAGATCGATCCGGAGAAGAGTTTCGCCAAGGCCCATTACGAGCAGCACATGGCCGCCAAGGGGCATTTCATTATTGGCGATGAACGCTTTGAGGTGTCCGGCCACGGCCTGCGCGACAAGTCCTGGGGCCCCCGATACTGGCAGGCGATCCACTGGTATCGCTGGTTGCCGATGAACTTTGGCGCCGACTTCGCGATGATGATTTCCATTGTCACCAATGCCGAAGGTCAAAGCCGCATGGGTGGCATGGTGCTGAAAGACGGAAAGTACGACCTGATTGAGCATGCGGAGATTGACAGCGACTGGGACGACAACTGGTACCAGACCGCCCTCACCGCCCGCATCAAGACTGAAAGCGGCACTGACTATGAAGTTTCAGGCAAGGTGATGTCACTCATTCCCTTGCGCAACCGGCGCAAGACGCCGGACGGCGAAGAAATGCTGACCCGCATCACCGAAGGCATGACCGAGTACACCTGCAACGGTCAGGTCGGCTATGGACTGTCGGAATATCTCGACCAGATTGTGGACGGCAAACCAGTGAGCATCGCGTCATGA
- a CDS encoding phosphotransferase family protein — MSSAAKLDDTPHALAQPLKKALERVWANTEYVGGVRRLSGGASQETWAFEAQAGHHNHRLILRRAPGGTTNNKRDTAVPLATEAALIQLAAKQGVPVPPVKLVLNEADDLGDGFVMDRIEGETIARKILRDAEYADARPKLARQCGEILARIHAVPRSSLPEIQTSPARSEIDKYRDIYNSMKHPHPVFELAFRYLEDNLPTDDSLTLVHGDFRNGNLMIGADGVRAVLDWELAHVGDPMEDLGWICVNSWRFGEIDNPVGGFGSREDMFAGYEAAGGAAIDPERVKYWEVLGTLKWGIMCMIMVSAFSSGMDRSVERAAIGRRSSETEIDLLTLLAPRGGQK; from the coding sequence ATGAGTAGCGCTGCCAAACTGGATGACACGCCGCACGCGCTGGCACAGCCGCTCAAAAAAGCTCTGGAACGTGTGTGGGCCAATACGGAATATGTGGGCGGCGTCCGCCGGTTATCCGGTGGCGCGAGCCAGGAAACCTGGGCATTTGAAGCGCAGGCCGGGCACCACAATCACCGCCTGATCCTGCGTCGCGCCCCAGGCGGCACGACGAACAACAAGCGCGATACAGCGGTTCCTCTGGCGACCGAAGCCGCGCTCATTCAACTGGCCGCCAAGCAGGGCGTGCCGGTTCCACCGGTGAAGCTTGTGCTCAATGAGGCCGATGATCTGGGCGATGGTTTTGTGATGGACCGCATTGAAGGCGAAACCATAGCCCGCAAGATACTGCGCGATGCCGAATATGCCGACGCCCGGCCAAAGCTGGCGCGCCAGTGCGGGGAAATCCTGGCCCGCATTCACGCCGTGCCACGCAGCTCCCTGCCGGAGATACAGACCTCACCGGCCCGGTCTGAAATCGACAAGTATCGCGACATCTACAACTCGATGAAGCACCCTCACCCGGTCTTCGAGCTGGCGTTCAGATATCTGGAAGACAATCTCCCGACCGATGACAGCCTGACACTCGTGCATGGCGATTTCCGCAATGGCAATCTGATGATCGGGGCGGACGGTGTGCGTGCGGTACTCGACTGGGAACTCGCCCATGTGGGCGACCCGATGGAGGACCTTGGCTGGATTTGCGTCAACTCCTGGCGCTTTGGCGAGATTGATAATCCGGTCGGAGGCTTTGGGTCTCGCGAGGACATGTTTGCCGGCTATGAAGCCGCCGGCGGTGCAGCAATTGACCCGGAGCGCGTCAAATACTGGGAAGTTCTGGGTACGCTCAAATGGGGCATCATGTGCATGATCATGGTGTCCGCCTTCTCAAGTGGCATGGACCGCTCCGTTGAGCGTGCAGCCATCGGCAGGCGGTCGTCTGAAACCGAAATCGACCTTCTCACCCTTCTGGCACCGCGCGGAGGACAAAAATAA
- a CDS encoding DUF6285 domain-containing protein — MQDQPAAHDLVTAVREFLEKVAMPKLEGHDAFHARVAANALAIVERELAIAPKDNAQEVDRLEALLGHGGTLQDLNEELCTEIREGRVTLDTPHLADHLWATTLTKLSIDQPRYAAYKRAIEHTNTLDV, encoded by the coding sequence ATGCAGGACCAACCCGCAGCCCACGACCTTGTGACGGCCGTGCGCGAGTTTCTTGAAAAAGTGGCGATGCCAAAGCTGGAAGGCCACGACGCTTTCCATGCCCGCGTGGCCGCAAATGCCCTGGCCATCGTCGAACGCGAGCTGGCCATTGCGCCCAAAGACAACGCGCAGGAAGTTGATCGCCTTGAAGCCCTGCTGGGCCATGGCGGCACATTGCAGGACTTGAACGAAGAGCTCTGCACGGAGATCCGCGAAGGACGCGTCACATTGGACACGCCCCACCTGGCAGATCATCTGTGGGCCACCACGCTCACCAAACTGTCCATCGATCAGCCGCGCTACGCCGCCTACAAAAGAGCGATTGAGCACACCAACACGCTCGATGTGTAA